The Juglans microcarpa x Juglans regia isolate MS1-56 chromosome 2D, Jm3101_v1.0, whole genome shotgun sequence DNA window attttgtCGGTGTTACAGATCTCTCAGCTACCaagcctccctccctccctctctctctatgtttCTTTCTCTCGGCTTTCAATTATGAGATTGAGTGCTATATTATAGCACTTGTGTATCATAGTTTGCTGCTTGGTGTGGGAAATATTTGGGATTGGAGGGCAAGGTGTGCATGAGGGATCTGTTGCTTTTGGATTGCATTCTTCTATGTTTCGTGAAGGgatttggaggaagaagaataagGAGGGACTGTGGGCTTGTGATCCGTAGCAGGGGTAGGTGGGGCAAATGTGGCTGAGTTTGACATTTTGAGCGAATTCGAGGCCCGCGTTTTCTGTGTTTCTGCCTGATCGCAATTTGGGAACAGGTTAACCTGACTCGTTGGAAACTGGTTTCTGGGCTTGGCTAAAAATGCAGCAAGATCAGAGAAAAAAGgttttctttctaaataaagATTCATTCTTCGGCGAGTAATATACAATGATTGGCATTGGATTTTTGTGTCTATTTATATGTAAAtctattatttgatattaagACTGAATTTTGGTGTTTTAGAAGGGAATTTAACAGTACCATTCATTATTCATGTCTTGAGAAAATGATGATAGGAGCAGggtttttatgtgaaaattaagATCTAGGTTTTGGTGTTTGAAATGAAgggagtttttttattttttatttttattttttatggtgtATGATGATTGGGGCAGTGTTTGTATTGGTGAAAATTAGGGCCTAGGTTCTGGTGTTTAAATTACGGGAATTTTTTCCTTATGGTGTATGTGGGATTTATTGGGTTCTGCTGGCTGTCGATGTGACAGTTATTGGATTTGATTGTTGGCTCTGTAGGGGATGCTAATGATATTTTTGTCTTCGGTTGACTGATGCCGGCTTTTTATTTGAATGCTTTTAGCTTTTAGCTTGAAATTTTTAATGCAATCAGGTTTTAGTTCTATTTTGCGTTATGATGCCAATTGAGAACGGCAATCGTTAACGCGAAATTTACTTTTGAAAGAAGTGGGTTTCGTTCTTATTCTGGAATGCTATCCGTTGGATTTAATGTTTACGTTTCTCTTTGGTCTCATTTCttgcctctctctccctctcagaCACATTTCTCTAAGGGTTTTCTTGGGTTGTAATTGTTTTTTGAATGTTGGAAATCATGGACCATATTCTGTCTTTTAAGATGGATGGAGGAGCAGTTCTAGAAGTAGGAAGTTCGAGTTTTTTGCTGGTTTTTTAAGAATctaaatttttcttgaaaattagaAGCGATCATCTACAATGATTCGTGCTCAAGAATCTTAAATAGGTAtgctgatttatttatttgatatctCATTATCTTTTTGAATCAGATAAAGGGGAGATAGGGAATAATATTAGTCTGAGAGCACTGTACATGCTGTATGATACGGGATATAAACTGGCTTTGGTAAGGCTGAGTCAAATTTGTAGAAACATgatatgagttgaataaaaatgatatttatcttTTCTCGTGTtcttacataataatatattaccTCCAGAGTTTGCATTTCGCCCATGGATGCAAAATTTGTTATGTTAAAAGAATCAAGCATCAGCACATTAATTATAGGGGAAATCAATAATGCAAATACAAAGGCTAAATAATATCAACATTTATATTGATTCATGTTTTGTTGCTCTTTGCCTATTAAACAGATtatcttatgtttttataaaatgctAAATCTTctgtaatttaataaaataaagaaaaaaaattctttatttgTGGATATAGCTTGCAACTtggataaatttttaatgaagtttgtGCTAATCAGTCAGGTTACTTCTAGCAGAATGGGAATAATTTCTTATTAGAACTGATGTTATTTCACATCGTTTCCTGTTGTAGCCATTGGACATGCTTTGTCTGTGTCCAGCACTACTAATACACTTTTTGTTGGCATGCTTGCTTcatctctcttctctttctttcagACCTTTCTCAGTTGTCTTGTCCGTATTTGTTGGAGTCTATCTTATCCTGTCACAATATGTATCCAATCTTTTATGggttctttcattttctttctaaaagcatatatttgatttttatatatcacctttttctgcttttgaatatttgtttcttatttgcttttttttttttccttttttttcacaGAATTCATCTGAGATGGACTTTTTCTCCGAATATGGCGATGCCAATAGATACAAGATTCAGGAAGTTATTGGGAAAGGAAGTTATGGTGTTGTTTGCTCAGCAATTGACACTCATACTGGTGAAAAAGTGGCAATAAAGAAAATACATGATATATTTGAGCACATATCGGATGCTGCGCGCATTCTTCGCGAGATAAAGCTGCTTAGACTTCTACGACATCCCGATATAGTCGAAATAAAACACATTATGCTTCCACCATCAAGAAGGGACTTCAAagatatatatgttgtttttgaGCTCATGGAGTCAGATCTTCATCAAGTCATCAAAGCCAATGATGACCTGACACGAGAACACTATCAGTTCTTCCTGTACCAGCTACTTCGTGCGTTGAAGTATATTCACACCGGTACTTGTTTCAACCTAATTACTCTGTAGCTTTACCCTTGACCTTGATGTTGCTTCTTGAATTTTCATACTgtatttttattcacttttcttttttcccccacCTGAATCATGTGGGTCCTAGGGTTGGGGAGGTTGTTTACGAGGAAGCTTAGGGCTTTCTGTAAGGTGTTCATATCTAATATTTGACTACATGGGTGCAGCAAATGTCTACCATCGAGATTTAAAACCGAAGAATATATTGGCAAACGCAAACTGTAAACTTAAAATTTGCGATTTTGGTTTAGCCAGAGTTGCATTCAGTGATACGCCTACAACAATATTTTGGACGGTATGCCATTCACAGATGTTAGATATAtatgttgtttgtttaatttatttaatattttaatctctataatatttttgtagagtGCATGATATCATTTTTACTTTCCACATCCATTGAAAGTAGAGTGTTATGCTTCAAGGAATTATTTTCTCACATTTGCAGGATTATGTTGCTACAAGATGGTATAGAGCTCCAGAGCTTTGtggatcatttttttcaaaggtatgactaaatattttattgcatTTTAGAGGGTAATGTTGCGGATTTTAATTCTTGATTGATGTTTCTATTTGTGGATCATTTCCTTTATGTTCTGTGAAACAGGCATGTGGTGCctgcaattattttttcaacaattatAGATCTTCACACCAAATGCTATATGCTCATAATTTTTTGTCCAGCTTTGGCTTATGTAACTGCAGTCATTTTCTCTGCATGACTGAAAAGTAATTGTGAGCAAGAGATGCCGTGATTTTACATGGTCTTTGAAACTTATGGCCTTACTAGTGGTTTATGTTCAATAagttttagagaaatgatatctaCAGTTATAGAGTGCGCAAGCGCTatgcactcattttgaaaaaagtgagtaaatatgggacccacatggaaaaattgattttttaatagtggaccccactctttttcaaaaggagtgcgtGGCGCTTGCACAACTCCGGACCGTATCTAGCGTTGCTCGATGTGAGATCCCTGAATCTTTGAAACATCAAATtgacataaaaaaatagtttgtgcAATGTATTATGTGTCAGAATAATTTTCTGGTAGCATATAAAAAACCTAGCTCTAGTTCTTGCATAATTTTGACTTATTATTCTCACACTCAAGTTATATGGCTTTCGATGCAGTATACCCCAGCAATTGATATCTGGAGTATAGGCTGCATATTTGCTGAGGTATTAACTGGGAAACCACTTTTTCCTGGAAAAAATGTCGTGCATCAGCTGGATTTGATGACTGATTTACTTGGGACGCCTTCATTAGATACCATTTCTCGGGTAGGCAATCTGTTTCTCCTGTGTAACATCGATCATTTCACTCAATTCAAATTCTGTGCTTAAAGTATGCTTGAACTGTAAACTCTATTGCTTGAAATATATACTTTCTTCTGTGTTTGATGCAGGTTCGTAATGAGAAAGCAAGGAGATACTTAACAAGTATGAGGAAAAAGCAGCCTGTGCCATTTGAACAGAAGTTCCCGAATGTCGATCCTTTAGCACTTCGACTATTGGAAAGGTTGCTTGCCTTTGATCCAAAAGACAGGCCTACTGCTGAAGAGGTTCGTCTTATTGTATTGTGCATTGCCATGGGTGCCTTATTTAATGCTATTCTTTTGCTACTGAAAGCCTGGAATTACATATGTAATTTATATAGCATATGCTGCCTTGAtttctttatttactttaaCTATTGCTTGTCAGTTGAAATTTATGGTTTGGTGTTATATCAGGCGCTTGCCGATCCTTACTTCAAGGGACTGGCTAAAGTTGAGAGAGAACCTTCCTGCCAACCTATTACAAAGATGGAGTTTGAATTTGAGAGGCGAAAGGTCACAAAGGAGGACATACGAGAGCTAATTTTCCGTGAGATACTTGAGTATCATCCTCAACTACTAAAAGACTACATGAATGGAACTGAGAGGACTAATTTT harbors:
- the LOC121250411 gene encoding mitogen-activated protein kinase 20, which produces MQQDQRKKNSSEMDFFSEYGDANRYKIQEVIGKGSYGVVCSAIDTHTGEKVAIKKIHDIFEHISDAARILREIKLLRLLRHPDIVEIKHIMLPPSRRDFKDIYVVFELMESDLHQVIKANDDLTREHYQFFLYQLLRALKYIHTANVYHRDLKPKNILANANCKLKICDFGLARVAFSDTPTTIFWTDYVATRWYRAPELCGSFFSKYTPAIDIWSIGCIFAEVLTGKPLFPGKNVVHQLDLMTDLLGTPSLDTISRVRNEKARRYLTSMRKKQPVPFEQKFPNVDPLALRLLERLLAFDPKDRPTAEEALADPYFKGLAKVEREPSCQPITKMEFEFERRKVTKEDIRELIFREILEYHPQLLKDYMNGTERTNFLYPSAVDQFRKQFAYLEENGNKSGPVLPLERKHVSLPRSTIVHSSTIPPKEQSNIASSKDIQTAEVGYNKNSRDKDGVPMNVGRTMQTSQRIPLAKPGKVVGPVVPYNNGNVKDSYDQRTAMRSAVLPPQGAPPAYYYRKSSSGNQERSATETQRDLSFQAKQSPQCVTAAKLAPDIAINIDNNPFFMTRAGVTKVEHIDDRIAIDTNLLQAKAQYGGISAGSAAAAGSQRKVGSLQYGMTRMY